The Mauremys mutica isolate MM-2020 ecotype Southern chromosome 1, ASM2049712v1, whole genome shotgun sequence genome has a segment encoding these proteins:
- the LPAR6 gene encoding lysophosphatidic acid receptor 6 codes for MERANCSTEDSFKYILYGCTFSMVFVLGLISNCVAIYIFTFTLKMRNETTTYMLNLAISDLLFVFTLPFRIYYFVTRNWPFGDILCKISVTTFYTNMYGSILFLTCISVDRFLAIVHPFWSKTLRTKRNAKIVCVAVWITVLAGSMPASSFSSTVPQNETGQNTCFENFPAATWKTYILKIVIFIEIVGFFIPLILNVTCSTMVLRTLNKPVTLSRNKLSKKKVLKMIFVHLVIFCFCFVPYNVTLILYSLMRTQIWINCSLVTAVRTMYPITLCIAVSNCCFDPIIYYFTSDTIQNSIKNRSARTRDSRFSEIQITENFIQHGLQTLKAKIFDNESTI; via the coding sequence ATGGAAAGAGCTAATTGTTCCACTGAGGACTCCTTTAAGTATATTTTATATGGATGTACGTTTAGCATGGTGTTTGTCCTTGGTCTAATATCAAATTGCGTTGCTATATACATTTTTACATTCACATTAAAAATGCGAAATGAAACAACAACTTACATGCTTAATTTAGCAATATCTGATCTGCTTTTTGTATTTACATTACCCTTCAGGATTTATTACTTTGTAACAAGAAACTGGCCATTTGGAGATATACTTTGCAAGATTTCTGTCACCACGTTTTATACAAACATGTATGGAAGCATTTTATTCTTAACTTGTATAAGCGTAGATCGCTTTTTAGCCATAGTGCACCCATTTTGGTCTAAGACTCTTAGAaccaaaagaaatgcaaaaattGTTTGTGTTGCAGTATGGATAACTGTACTAGCAGGAAGCATGCCAGCAAGCTCTTTTTCATCTACTGTCCCCCAAAATGAAACTGGACAAAACACATGTTTTGAAAACTTTCCTGCTGCCACATGGAAAACCTATATATTAAAGATCGTTATCTTCATTGAAATTGTGGGATTTTTTATTCCACTAATCTTAAATGTGACCTGTTCTACGATGGTTTTAAGGACTCTGAATAAACCAGTTACATTAAGTCGGAACAAGTTAAGCAAAAAGAAGGTACTCAAAATGATTTTTGTCCATTTGGTGatattctgtttttgttttgtgccaTATAACGTTACCCTAATACTTTATTCTCTTATGAGAACACAAATATGGATTAATTGTTCATTAGTAACTGCTGTCAGGACTATGTATCCTATCACTCTATGCATTGCAGTTTCAAATTGTTGTTTTGACCCTATAATATACTATTTTACATCAGACACTATCCAAAACTCAATAAAGAACAGATCAGCTAGAACACGCGATTCCAGATTCTCTGAAATCCAAATTACTGAAAATTTTATTCAACACGGCCTCCAGACTTTAAAAGCTAAAATATTTGACAATGAATCTACAATAtaa